A region from the Neurospora crassa OR74A linkage group V, whole genome shotgun sequence genome encodes:
- a CDS encoding mitochondrial 54S ribosomal protein MRPL1: MASTQQCLASLARLSLSTPTRAALPTIPKFLVPSVAASQVRYATNNPNKGGAKKAPKKKKQYKFFKSWDLTGQQQFSLCDAMRYLRAVEVGQPPLSVKYEVHVKLRTKKNGPVVRDRVRLPTPVKTDTRIAVICPEGSALQEEAKNLGAVMAGEETLFEAIRSGNFPFNKLLCHTESEGALRKANVGKLLGPKGLMPSGKTKTITNNLEATFRDMIGMDEYRERNGVVRMAVGQLGFTPKQLAENIRVFMAKIKSDIGKLDDTTPKMVEEVVLSTTHGPGMSLNAEFAPTDDKIKPEDLESVM; the protein is encoded by the exons ATGGCTTCAACACAACAATGTCTAGCCTCGCTGGCCAGGCTTAGCCTGTCGACGCCCACCAGAGCTGCTCTTCCGACAATACCCAAGTTCCTCGTCCCGTCGGTCGCCGCATCGCAGGTTCGATATGCGaccaacaaccccaacaagGGCGGAGCCAAGAAggcgcccaagaagaagaagcagtaCAAGTTCTTCAAGTCATGGGACTTGACCGGCCAGCAGCAGTTTTCTCTCTGCGATGCTATGCG CTACCTCCGCGCCGTCGAGGTCGGCCAGCCCCCCTTGTCCGTCAAGTACGAGGTGCATGTTAAGCTCAGGACAAAAAAGAACGGCCCTGTCGTGCGCGACCGCGTCCGCCTACCGACCCCCGTCAAGACCGACACCCGTATCGCCGTCATCTGCCCCGAGGGCAGCGCGCTGcaggaggaggccaagaacCTCGGCGCCGTCATGGCCGGCGAGGAGACTTTGTTCGAGGCGATCCGGTCGGGCAACTTTCCCTTCAACAAGCTCCTCTGCCACACCGAGAGCGAGGGCGCGCTGCGCAAGGCCAACGTCGGAAAGCTGCTCGGTCCCAAGGGTCTGATGCCCAGCGGCAAGACCaagaccatcaccaacaacctcgAGGCCACCTTCCGGGACATGATTGGCATGGACGAGTACAGGGAGAGGAACGGTGTCGTGCGTATGGCGGTTGGCCAGCTTGGTTTCACCCCCAAGCAGCTGGCCGAGAACATTCGTGTGTTCATGGCCAAGATCAAGTCCGACATTGGCAAGCTGGATGATACCACGCCCaagatggtggaggaggtggttctTAGCACTACCCACGGTCCTGGAATGAGTCTGAACGCCGAGTTTGCGCCTACCGATGACAAGATCAAGCCCGAGGATCTGGAGTCGGTCATGTAA
- a CDS encoding glutamyl-tRNA synthetase — translation MKLDELKPLEALLTADFRQIEPRLQALDKHLILRTYLDGYTLGDIDTKIWLALRGNRAAVSFIKRGSLANLARWFNYIEENHPEIQAEIKAKDAAAKAKVAAASKAGASYALALQNADQGVVTRFLPEPSGYLHIGHAKAALLSDYFAHQAYKGQLRLRLDDTNPSKEKQEYQDAIIEDLALMGIKPDTVTYTSDYFDYLYDMCVRMIKEGHAYADDTDQDTMRDQRWKGIASARRDRSVEENLRIFTEEMKNGTEEGLKNCIRAKLSVDNPNKALRDPVIYRCNIETPHHRTGTKWKMYPMYDFACPVVDSHEGVTHALRSTEYTDRNPQYQWFIDTLKLRQVYMWDFARMNFIRTFLSKRKLAKLVDTGKVWGWDDPRMPTIRGVRRRGMTIPALRDFILKQGPSRNVVTMDWTNFWASNKKEIDPIAPRHTAITKKDAVKVVVKGADAPAEPVKQEKPKHPKNKEVGTKQVTFANELIMDQADAKSFKDGEEITIMGWGNGFVRNIDTSAEVIPAFEIDLNLAGDVKSTEKKVTWLASKGQTLVPAELWDFDYLITKDVLQEEDNMEDFLNPVTETMEEAWCDEAAASLKKDDIIQLERRGYYRVDKGLNDWKEGEEKKLVLFCIPTGKTGSK, via the coding sequence atgAAGCTGGACGAGCTCAAGCCTCTCGAGGCCCTCCTCACCGCGGACTTCCGCCAGATCGAGCCCCGCCTGCAGGCTCTCGACAAGCACCTGATCCTGCGCACCTACCTCGACGGCTACACCCTCGGCGACATCGACACCAAGATCTGGCTCGCCCTCCGTGGCAACCGCGCCGCCGTCTCCTTCATCAAGCGCGGCTCGCTCGCCAACCTTGCCAGATGGTTCAACTACATTGAGGAGAACCACCCCGAGATCCAGGCCGAGatcaaggccaaggatgctgccgccaaggccaaggtcgccgccgcctccaagGCCGGTGCCAGCTATGCGCTCGCCCTCCAGAACGCCGACCAGGGCGTCGTCACCCGTTTCCTTCCCGAGCCCTCGGGCTACCTGCACATCGGACACGCCAAGGCGGCCCTCCTCAGCGACTACTTTGCCCACCAGGCCTACAAGGGCCAGTTGCGCCTCCGTCTCGACGACACCAACCCTTccaaggagaagcaggagtACCAGGATGCCATCATCGAGGATCTCGCCCTCATGGGCATCAAGCCCGACACGGTCACCTACACGTCCGACTACTtcgactacctctacgacATGTGCGTGCGCATGATCAAGGAGGGCCACGCCTACGCCGATGACACCGACCAGGACACCATGCGCGACCAGCGCTGGAAGGGTATTGCCTCTGCCCGCCGCGACCGCTCCGTCGAGGAGAACTTGCGCATCTTCAccgaggagatgaagaacgGTACCGAGGAGGGTCTGAAGAACTGCATTCGCGCCAAGCTGTCCGTCGACAACCCGAACAAGGCTCTCCGCGACCCCGTCATCTACCGCTGCAACATCGAGACCCCCCACCACCGTACCGGCACCAAGTGGAAGATGTACCCCATGTACGACTTCGCCTGCCCCGTCGTTGACAGCCACGAGGGCGTCACCCACGCTCTCCGCTCCACCGAGTACACCGACCGCAACCCCCAGTACCAGTGGTTCATTGATACCCTCAAGCTCCGCCAGGTCTACATGTGGGATTTCGCCCGCATGAACTTCATCCGCACCTTCCTCTCCAAGCGCAAGCTCGCCAAGCTCGTCGATACCGGCAAGGTCTGGGGCTGGGACGACCCTCGCATGCCCACCATCCGTGGTGTGCGCAGGCGCGGTATGACCATCCCCGCTCTTCGCGACTTTATCCTCAAGCAGGGCCCCTCCCGCAACGTCGTCACCATGGATTGGACCAACTTCTGGGCTAgcaacaagaaggagatcGACCCCATTGCTCCCCGCCAcaccgccatcaccaagaaGGACGCCGTCAAGGTGGTCGTCAAGGGCGCCGATGCCCCCGCCGAGCCCGTCAAGCAGGAGAAGCCCAAGCACCCCAAGAACAAGGAGGTCGGCACCAAGCAGGTCACTTTCGCCAACGAGCTCATCATGGACCAGGCCGATGCCAAGTCGTTCAAGGACGGCGAGGAGATTACCATTATGGGTTGGGGCAACGGCTTTGTCCGCAACATTGACACCTCTGCCGAGGTCATCCCCGCCTTTGAGATCGATCTCAACCTTGCCGGCGATGTCAAGTCTACCGAGAAGAAGGTTACCTGGCTCGCGTCCAAGGGCCAGACGCTGGTCCCTGCCGAGCTCTGGGACTTTGACTACCTCATCACCAAGGACGTTctccaggaggaggacaacATGGAGGACTTCCTCAACCCTGTCACCGAGACCATGGAGGAGGCCTGGTGCGACGAGGCGGCGGCCTCCCTCAAGAAGGACGACATCATTCAGCTCGAGAGACGCGGTTACTACCGGGTTGACAAGGGTCTCAATGACtggaaggagggcgaggagaagaagctcgTGCTGTTTTGCATTCCTACTGGCAAGACTGGTTCCAAGTAA